From one Caldithrix abyssi DSM 13497 genomic stretch:
- a CDS encoding deoxynucleoside kinase: protein MNRKRKLYVAIAGNIGAGKTTLTRMLSQKLGWKAYYEKVIDNPYLEDFYKDMKRWSFHLQIFFLSHRFKTQQEITEWPGSCIQDRSIYEDAEIFAATLHKQGFMSDRDFDNYKALFEIMTSYLRKPDLIIYLQASTERLFQHIKKRGRAYEQQIVRDYLEQLNQAYEEWIERARTEGMNVFTFNMEHRDFEHNERDFNILYKSIRDLENQTWIEGVY from the coding sequence TTGAACAGGAAACGGAAACTGTATGTGGCCATTGCAGGAAATATTGGCGCCGGAAAAACAACCTTAACGCGCATGCTGAGCCAAAAATTGGGCTGGAAAGCCTATTATGAAAAGGTGATTGATAATCCGTATCTTGAAGATTTTTACAAAGATATGAAGCGCTGGAGTTTTCATCTGCAAATCTTTTTTCTGTCCCATCGCTTTAAAACCCAGCAGGAAATTACCGAATGGCCGGGCTCCTGCATCCAGGACCGCAGCATTTACGAGGATGCGGAGATTTTTGCCGCCACCCTGCACAAACAGGGCTTCATGTCCGATCGCGATTTTGATAATTACAAAGCGCTGTTCGAAATCATGACCAGCTATTTGCGCAAACCGGACCTGATTATTTACTTGCAGGCTTCGACGGAGCGGCTGTTCCAGCACATCAAAAAGCGGGGGCGCGCTTACGAGCAGCAGATCGTTCGCGATTACCTGGAGCAGCTTAATCAGGCGTATGAAGAATGGATTGAGCGCGCCCGCACAGAAGGCATGAATGTTTTTACTTTTAATATGGAGCACCGCGATTTTGAGCACAATGAACGTGATTTTAATATTTTGTACAAATCCATTCGCGATCTGGAAAATCAAACGTGGATAGAAGGTGTTTATTAA
- a CDS encoding glycosyltransferase, which produces MDRRCLLITYYFPPTGGGGVQRLTKLIKYASREGWQFTVVAADEASNLIVRDESLLKEIPSSTRVVRVPFNALQAQKVGARSTYFKRWLSAFLFLPDSRKKWAQRAWQTIQRLLQKETFDLVLVSIPPYSLSFLIPKIENAFHIPTVLDLRDPWTLNPYKIHPTPLHRWLDWKMEKKIVGRVKAGISAYARVAQYYAANIAGFNQDNWAIIPNGYDEADFNGIKTGTVVKDGWFRIGFSGTIYSHLNHPTPLFRALAALKARKPESAEKIRFVHVGKSHIDLKKLASRFGLETQVETTGYLPHRQALEKLNQMDSLCFILDDSDARSRFTIGGKVYEYLRLKKPILALVPEEGEAADLINKTNSGVVIGPKKKEQIAAVLFNWLNGRQFEFAFQNIEPFRRDYQARQFVQLFERAVKNTTAVK; this is translated from the coding sequence GTGGATAGAAGGTGTTTATTAATTACCTACTATTTTCCGCCTACCGGCGGCGGCGGGGTACAACGCCTTACCAAGCTGATTAAATACGCCAGTCGCGAAGGCTGGCAATTTACCGTGGTGGCGGCGGATGAAGCGTCGAATCTCATCGTTCGCGATGAATCGCTGTTAAAAGAAATACCCTCTTCTACGCGCGTTGTTCGTGTGCCGTTTAATGCCCTGCAAGCCCAAAAAGTGGGCGCCCGCTCCACCTATTTTAAACGCTGGCTGAGCGCTTTTTTATTTTTACCCGATAGCCGCAAAAAGTGGGCGCAAAGAGCCTGGCAAACCATTCAACGGTTATTACAAAAAGAGACGTTTGATCTGGTCCTGGTTTCCATCCCGCCTTATTCGCTATCGTTTTTAATCCCAAAGATTGAAAACGCTTTTCATATTCCCACCGTACTCGATTTACGCGATCCGTGGACGTTAAATCCTTACAAAATTCATCCCACGCCGCTTCATCGCTGGCTGGACTGGAAGATGGAGAAGAAGATCGTCGGCAGGGTAAAAGCAGGGATTTCTGCTTACGCCCGGGTGGCGCAATATTATGCCGCAAACATTGCCGGCTTTAATCAAGACAACTGGGCGATCATTCCGAACGGCTACGACGAAGCGGATTTTAACGGTATTAAAACGGGTACCGTTGTAAAAGACGGTTGGTTCCGCATAGGTTTTTCAGGCACTATTTACTCGCATTTGAATCATCCCACGCCTTTATTCAGGGCGCTGGCGGCGCTTAAAGCGCGCAAGCCAGAATCAGCAGAAAAGATACGCTTTGTGCATGTGGGCAAATCGCACATCGATTTAAAAAAACTGGCTTCCAGATTTGGTCTGGAGACGCAGGTAGAAACGACCGGTTATTTGCCGCATCGCCAGGCTCTGGAAAAATTGAACCAGATGGACAGCCTGTGTTTTATACTGGATGACAGCGATGCGCGCAGCAGGTTTACCATTGGCGGCAAAGTTTACGAATATCTGCGTTTGAAAAAGCCGATATTGGCGCTTGTGCCGGAAGAAGGCGAAGCAGCCGATTTAATTAACAAAACAAACTCGGGCGTAGTAATCGGCCCGAAGAAAAAAGAGCAGATAGCCGCCGTACTGTTCAACTGGCTGAATGGTCGGCAGTTTGAATTTGCCTTTCAGAACATCGAACCGTTTCGCCGTGATTACCAGGCAAGGCAGTTTGTGCAGCTGTTTGAAAGAGCGGTTAAAAACACAACGGCGGTTAAATAA
- a CDS encoding TrlF family AAA-like ATPase, translated as MDKGAHFYKCDFQVHTPRDINWVGDRPVSEEDRKAYADEFVRKCRELGINAVAITDHHDFGFYPYIKKAADNELDDLGNPIPEEDKLVVFPGLELTLSTPPCQAILIIDEEYPINALEQILHLLGITPNSSEDPTTVETAPITNTLVNGFQELYDKLNSIDLLKNRFIVFPNVSEGGRHTLLRAGNSEQYKKMPCVGGYVDGSLSQLGTGKHNIINGKAREWGFKSIAVFQTSDNRHRDFRLLGQHTTWVKWAEPTAEALRQACLAKESRLSQEIPELPQIFITQIDVTNSKFLGSFSIKFNQQYNAIIGGRGTGKSTILEYLRWGLCDQTPSSYEEEQSEIEKRRQNFIKKTLILFSGEVRITFNLNGINHIIKRNSVNNEIKLKIGASDFELVTEEDIRKLLPIQAYSQKQLSSVGIKTKELKRFIEQPISNQLNQIKLKLYDNAKKTTKSYNDLIRKKQIQYELEQISLEIKSLTSQVENLRKSLTGVSEKDKKIIAKKPKYDAEENILDKVKNEISIISDKIDELLISLSKYPEEFPKDIEFENKELMQQIENLVLRKFEEIKGIAKKLKDSLTEENLKNLNNLFIEWQNLKSKFETNYEAAKGRTSSNRSQLEEIKRLESRLQDLSISVNERNSILKEIGNPELEFEKFREEWLQLHKEKIDLLNNQAQKFAQLSNGLIRAYISKGIDIHSIKESLNTAFNKTRIREDRVQAICDYIMENENPLNIWYEILNELRILAELQFSEEKNIEIPEVNHLSSCGFNQKNIKKIIELFTPEKWISIAASEIEFSPNFQYCTNNQLGDIIPFSEASAGQQATALLTVLLNQSGTPLIIDQPEDDIDNKAIGEIIDNIWTAKQKRQLIFSSHNANLVVNGDAELVICCDYRDTSSQTRGIIKAEGAIDSTIIRNEITSVMEGGEKAFRLRKEKYGF; from the coding sequence ATGGATAAAGGTGCTCATTTCTATAAATGTGATTTTCAAGTTCATACACCAAGAGACATAAATTGGGTTGGTGATAGACCAGTATCAGAAGAAGATAGAAAAGCATATGCGGATGAATTTGTAAGAAAATGTAGAGAATTAGGAATAAATGCAGTTGCAATAACTGATCATCATGATTTTGGGTTTTATCCATACATAAAAAAGGCTGCAGATAACGAATTAGATGATTTGGGTAATCCAATTCCAGAAGAGGATAAATTAGTTGTTTTCCCGGGGCTTGAGCTTACTTTATCTACTCCACCTTGTCAAGCAATTTTAATTATTGATGAAGAATATCCAATTAATGCTTTAGAGCAAATTTTGCATTTATTAGGTATCACTCCCAATTCTTCGGAAGATCCAACAACAGTGGAAACCGCTCCAATAACGAATACGTTAGTAAATGGTTTTCAAGAACTTTATGATAAACTAAATTCTATTGATTTGCTTAAAAATAGATTTATTGTTTTCCCGAATGTTAGCGAAGGTGGAAGACATACTCTACTTAGAGCAGGAAACTCGGAACAATATAAAAAAATGCCTTGTGTCGGTGGCTATGTAGATGGTTCTTTATCTCAATTAGGTACTGGTAAGCATAATATTATTAATGGGAAAGCAAGAGAATGGGGTTTTAAAAGTATTGCTGTATTCCAAACATCTGATAACCGCCATAGAGACTTTCGATTACTTGGTCAACATACTACATGGGTAAAATGGGCAGAACCAACGGCAGAGGCTCTTAGACAAGCTTGTTTGGCGAAAGAATCAAGATTATCTCAGGAGATTCCAGAGCTTCCCCAAATATTTATCACTCAAATTGATGTTACAAATTCGAAGTTTTTGGGTTCGTTCTCTATCAAATTTAATCAGCAATATAACGCAATAATTGGTGGGCGTGGAACGGGTAAGTCCACAATACTAGAATATTTAAGATGGGGATTATGTGATCAAACCCCTTCCAGTTATGAAGAAGAGCAATCAGAAATAGAAAAAAGAAGACAAAACTTTATTAAAAAAACCTTGATCCTTTTTTCTGGTGAAGTAAGGATTACATTTAATTTAAATGGTATCAATCATATAATAAAAAGGAATTCTGTTAATAATGAAATAAAATTGAAAATAGGTGCTTCCGATTTTGAATTAGTAACAGAAGAAGATATAAGAAAATTATTACCTATTCAAGCATACAGTCAAAAGCAATTAAGTAGTGTTGGAATTAAGACAAAAGAATTAAAGCGTTTTATAGAACAACCAATTTCCAATCAACTCAATCAAATCAAATTGAAATTATATGATAATGCTAAGAAAACTACAAAATCATATAATGATTTAATTAGAAAAAAACAGATTCAATATGAACTGGAACAAATTAGTCTTGAAATCAAATCGCTTACTAGTCAAGTAGAAAATTTGAGGAAGTCTTTAACAGGTGTTTCAGAAAAAGACAAAAAAATAATTGCTAAAAAACCAAAATATGATGCTGAAGAAAATATATTGGATAAAGTCAAGAATGAAATATCAATTATTTCAGACAAAATAGACGAACTTTTAATATCTCTTTCTAAATATCCTGAAGAGTTTCCTAAAGATATCGAATTTGAAAACAAAGAATTGATGCAACAAATTGAGAATCTAGTATTAAGAAAATTTGAAGAAATAAAAGGAATTGCAAAAAAATTAAAGGATTCATTGACTGAAGAAAATTTAAAAAACTTAAATAATCTGTTCATTGAATGGCAAAATCTCAAATCTAAATTTGAAACCAATTATGAAGCTGCAAAGGGAAGGACTTCTTCAAATCGGTCACAATTAGAAGAAATTAAAAGGTTAGAGTCAAGACTTCAGGACTTGTCAATATCTGTTAACGAAAGAAATTCTATTTTGAAAGAAATTGGTAATCCTGAGTTAGAATTTGAAAAGTTCCGTGAAGAATGGCTTCAGTTACATAAGGAAAAAATTGATCTTTTAAATAATCAAGCTCAGAAATTTGCTCAATTATCTAATGGACTTATTAGAGCTTATATTTCTAAAGGAATAGATATTCATTCAATCAAAGAAAGTTTGAATACTGCTTTTAATAAAACAAGGATACGGGAAGATAGAGTTCAGGCAATTTGTGATTACATAATGGAAAATGAAAATCCGTTAAACATTTGGTATGAAATATTAAATGAACTTAGAATTCTTGCTGAATTACAATTTTCAGAAGAAAAAAATATTGAAATTCCTGAAGTTAATCATTTATCTTCTTGTGGTTTTAATCAGAAGAATATAAAAAAAATAATTGAATTATTTACTCCTGAAAAATGGATATCTATAGCTGCTAGTGAAATAGAGTTTAGCCCTAACTTTCAATATTGTACTAATAATCAATTAGGTGACATAATTCCTTTTTCAGAAGCATCTGCCGGTCAACAAGCTACAGCATTACTAACTGTACTTTTAAATCAATCTGGTACACCTTTAATTATTGATCAACCTGAAGATGACATAGATAATAAAGCAATTGGTGAAATTATTGATAATATTTGGACGGCAAAGCAAAAACGGCAATTAATCTTCTCAAGCCATAATGCAAATTTAGTAGTTAATGGTGACGCAGAGCTGGTTATTTGTTGTGATTATAGAGATACCAGTAGCCAAACAAGGGGAATTATAAAAGCTGAAGGAGCTATTGATTCTACCATTATAAGAAATGAGATTACATCAGTTATGGAAGGCGGTGAAAAGGCATTTCGATTAAGGAAAGAAAAGTATGGGTTCTAA
- a CDS encoding type II toxin-antitoxin system RelE/ParE family toxin, which yields MAQIRWTPEAERWLREIYNYIAQDNGSAAQRVVTGIYKKAQILKDFPEIGYKHRSEPEGDIRILLYGHYRIAYLVRENEVIDILGVFHGAMDIDRYLKILA from the coding sequence ATGGCACAAATAAGATGGACACCAGAAGCCGAAAGATGGTTGAGAGAGATTTATAACTATATTGCCCAGGACAATGGAAGCGCTGCACAGAGAGTTGTAACGGGGATTTATAAAAAAGCACAAATCCTTAAAGATTTCCCTGAGATTGGTTATAAGCACAGATCTGAGCCCGAAGGAGATATAAGAATCCTTCTGTATGGGCATTATCGTATCGCATATCTCGTTAGAGAAAATGAGGTGATTGATATTTTGGGAGTGTTCCATGGTGCAATGGATATAGATAGATATCTAAAGATTCTGGCCTAA
- a CDS encoding nucleotidyltransferase family protein: protein MKNDLKNIRTKLRKELPKLRSEFYVNSLEIFGSFVRNEQTADSDLDILVTFSQAPSLFKFIELEEYLSGILGIKVDLVMKSSLKPHIGKRIISEAKSIL from the coding sequence ATGAAAAACGACTTGAAAAATATTAGAACCAAATTGCGCAAAGAATTGCCCAAGCTACGTTCAGAGTTTTACGTAAACTCTCTGGAAATATTTGGTTCTTTCGTTCGTAATGAGCAGACGGCAGATAGTGATTTGGATATTTTAGTTACTTTTTCTCAAGCGCCTTCATTATTTAAGTTTATTGAATTGGAAGAATATTTGAGCGGAATACTTGGCATAAAGGTCGATTTAGTAATGAAGAGCTCATTAAAACCCCATATTGGCAAAAGAATAATTTCAGAAGCCAAATCGATATTATGA
- a CDS encoding DUF86 domain-containing protein, with protein sequence MKDKDRIILDYLNDILDSIIKIKSFLKDVDYPIFQKDVKTQYAVIRALEIIGEASKKIPQEVKDNYSWIPWRFMAGMRDKLIHDYFGIDIQVIWNTATKDILKLEEEIKNMVSSYLK encoded by the coding sequence ATGAAAGATAAAGATAGAATAATCCTTGACTATTTAAATGATATATTAGATTCTATAATTAAGATAAAGTCCTTCCTTAAAGATGTTGATTATCCCATTTTTCAAAAAGATGTAAAAACTCAATACGCCGTTATTAGAGCATTAGAGATTATTGGTGAAGCATCCAAGAAAATCCCACAAGAAGTAAAAGATAATTATTCATGGATACCCTGGCGTTTTATGGCCGGGATGCGCGATAAATTAATCCATGATTATTTTGGTATAGATATTCAGGTAATTTGGAATACCGCTACTAAAGATATTTTAAAATTAGAAGAAGAAATAAAAAATATGGTTTCTTCTTATTTGAAATAA